The Paenibacillus spongiae nucleotide sequence TATGTGTGCTGTTTTTTAATTCTTCCATCAGCAAAATTTCCTCCATCGTCGTCGAAGGACAGCGGTATTCGAGCAAGGAAGACATTCAGAAGGCCGCTGGCATCAACATAGGCGACGCCTACTTCGGCACGACGGCGAAGACGGTGGAAGATAGAGTGAAGACGATCAAGCCGGTCGAGAAGGTGGAGGTCGTCAAGAAATTTCCAGGCGGCATCCGGATTACGGTGAGCGAATATCCGACCGTCGCGTTCGAGCTGTCTTCCAATGGCGATCTGACCGCGATGCTGTCCAATGGCGCAATCGTTCCGGCAGGCTCGGAGATCGTCGTGGACAAGCCGATTCTGTCCGGCTGGAAGGCGGATGATCCGCTTAA carries:
- a CDS encoding cell division protein FtsQ/DivIB is translated as MQDKVPVLREPVRRRRGGKKLLAVLLLLFIVILCVLFFNSSISKISSIVVEGQRYSSKEDIQKAAGINIGDAYFGTTAKTVEDRVKTIKPVEKVEVVKKFPGGIRITVSEYPTVAFELSSNGDLTAMLSNGAIVPAGSEIVVDKPILSGWKADDPLKAELGKKLAELPAGSLSDFSEIMPSPSKAYPDRIKIYTRTRFEVVTAISLLQDKIASLDAVIETQEPGIVTMLLADTYVPFVPEEPENEDSE